AGGCGCACGCCGAGCCGCTCCTCGAGCAGGCCGATGCGGCGGCTGAGCCGGGAGCGCGGCATGCCCAGCTTACGGGCAGCGGCGGCGAAGCCGTTCTGTTCCACCACATCGACGAAATAGCGCAGATCGTTCAGGTCTTGCATTCTCATTGTCCTATTCTCAGGACATTATAGCCCGAAATGGCTATCTACCGCCAGATTTGGTGCAGCCATATGTACTCCGCGACACGATCCTTCAGGGATCCCCATCGGAGACAGAACATGAGAAAGATCCTAGGTATTTACGGTGGTCCGCGGCCCCATTGGGTCGGCGACGGCTTCCCCGTCCGCTCCCTCTTCTCGCATGCGAGCCATGGCGAGCATGTGAGCCCTTTCCTCCTGCTCGACTATGCCGGTCCAGCCAGGTTCGAACCCACGGATCAGCCGCGCGGCGTCGGCGTTCATCCTCACAAGGGCTTCGAGACGGTGACCATCGTCTATGAGGGCGAGGTCGAGCACCGCGACTCGACGGGCCGTGGCGGCGTCATCGGCCCGGGTGACGTGCAGTGGATGACCGCTGCCGGCGGCATCCTGCATGAGGAATTCCACTCAAAGGACTTCACCCGCATGGGCGGTACGCTGAAAATGGTGCAGCTCTGGGTCAATCTACCGGCCAGGGACAAGGCGGCGACTCCCGGCTATCAGGCCCTGCTCGCCCGCGACATCCCCTCTGTCCCGCTCACAGATGGCGCCGGAACGCTCCGCGTCATCGCCGGCGACTATCAGGGCCGCAAGGGACCGGCGCGCACTTTCACACCGATCGATGTGTGGGACGTCTCGCTCAGCCGTGGCAAGCCGATTGAGCTCGAGCTGCCCGATGGTCACACCCTGGCCGCCGTCGTCCTCAAGGGCTCGGTGCTCTTCAACAACGACACCGTCGCCAGCGAGGCGCAGTTCGCGCTCTTCGACCGCAAGGGCGGCACGATCACGCTCGAAGCGCAGAGCGACGCGCAGATCCTCATCCTGAGCGGCGAGCCGATCGACGAGCCGGTCGTCATGCACGGACCCTTCGTCATGAACACGGCCGACGAGATCCGCCAGGCCATCACCGAATTCCAGAATGGCCGCTTCGGCGCCATCGCGGAAAACGCCTAATCCCCAACACAAGGAGTGAATACTGAAATGGCAAATACCTACAAGCGTCTCGACAAGGAGCAGGCAGCGGTGCTGCTGGTCGACCATCAGACCGGGCTTCTGTCCCTGGTGCGCGACATCGATCCGGACAAGTTCAAGAACAACGTGCTCGCGCTGGCCAATCTCGCCCGCTATTTCAAGCTGCCGACGATCCTGACCACCAGCTTCGAGGACGGTCCCAACGGCCCCCTGGTCCCTGAGCTCAAGGCGCTCTTCCCGGATTCGCCCTTCATCCCGCGCCCCGGCCAGATCAACGCCTGGGACAATGAAGACTTCGTCAAGGCGATCAAGGCGACCGGCAAGAAGCAATTGCTCATTGCAGGCGTGGTGACCGAGGTCTGCGTGGCCTTCCCCGCTCTCTCGGCACTTGCCGAAGGCTTCGATGTCTTCGTCGTCACCGACGCATCGGGCACCTTCAACG
This genomic stretch from Nordella sp. HKS 07 harbors:
- a CDS encoding pirin family protein → MRKILGIYGGPRPHWVGDGFPVRSLFSHASHGEHVSPFLLLDYAGPARFEPTDQPRGVGVHPHKGFETVTIVYEGEVEHRDSTGRGGVIGPGDVQWMTAAGGILHEEFHSKDFTRMGGTLKMVQLWVNLPARDKAATPGYQALLARDIPSVPLTDGAGTLRVIAGDYQGRKGPARTFTPIDVWDVSLSRGKPIELELPDGHTLAAVVLKGSVLFNNDTVASEAQFALFDRKGGTITLEAQSDAQILILSGEPIDEPVVMHGPFVMNTADEIRQAITEFQNGRFGAIAENA
- the ycaC gene encoding isochorismate family cysteine hydrolase YcaC — protein: MANTYKRLDKEQAAVLLVDHQTGLLSLVRDIDPDKFKNNVLALANLARYFKLPTILTTSFEDGPNGPLVPELKALFPDSPFIPRPGQINAWDNEDFVKAIKATGKKQLLIAGVVTEVCVAFPALSALAEGFDVFVVTDASGTFNEMTRHSAWDRMSAAGAQLMTWFGVACELHRDWRNDVEGLGTLFANHIPDYRNLMTSYSALAQK